The Halovivax ruber XH-70 genome includes the window ACTCGAGCGGGATGTCGTACTGATCTGCCAGTTCGCGGACGACGGCCGCCGACGCCTGGTAACACTCCTCCGTGAAGTACCCGCCGTAGTCCGAGTGCCACTCGTGTTCGATCCCGATCGAGGAGGAGTTCGTCCCGCTCGCGTGCCACGCCATATCCTCGTGGTGGACCATCTGTGTGACGTGCCCTGGATCGTAGGCGGTGTGCTCGTAGTTGCTGATCACGTAGTGTGCCGAGACGTTCGCGCTCGGGTCACGGAACCAGTCGATGGCACTCGTGTACGAGCCGACCGTGCAGTGGACGACGATCCAGTCGATCTCCGCCGTGCCTCGATTCGCCGCCGAGTAGTTGCTCGAATCCGCAGCGAGGAACCGGTCCGCTGTGTTCGTCTGTCGGTGCGACGCTCCCGCGGTCATCGAGCCGGCGCCGAACGCGCCGCCGATGCCCGCCGAGAGCCCACTCGTCTTGAGGAAGGTTCGTCGATCCATCGCATCAACAGTGATTTCCAACGGAAGTAATAAATTACTAGCTCCGTTCACCACAACGAGTGGCGCGTCGACGAGCGAATGCGTTCGCCGACGATCACAGTGCGTCGACACGCTCCAGTTGTTCTTCGATAGCTGCCCGCCCGTCCGCATCGAGCGGGCGGAGCGGGGAACGCGGCGTCCCCGCAGGCCGACCACGGAGTTCGAGCGCGGCCTTCACGCCCGCCACGCCGAACTCACTCACGGCGCATTCGTTGAGTCCGGCGATCGTCGCCTGGATCGATCGGGCAGTGTCGCCGTCCCCGCGAGCGTGGGCGGCTGCCAGATTCGCCACCAGTTCCGGAACGAGATTCGCGACCCCCAGAATACCGCCGTCGGCGCCCACGTCGAGCGCCGAGGCGTAGACGCCGCCGCTGCCCACGAGCACCGCGAAGTCCGCATCGGCGGTCAGCCCAACGGTGCGCTGGAGCCGGTCGACGTTCCCCGAGGAGTCCTTGATCCCGGCGATCGTCTCGTGGCTGGCCAGTCTGGCGACCGTCTCGGGAGCGAGCACGCAATCGGTGAATTTGGGCACGCTGTAGAGGTAGATCGGGATCGGACTCTCGTCGGCGAGGTCGCGATAGTAGGTCTCGAGTGCCGCCTGGCCCTGGCCGTAGTACGACGGCGTGACGACCAGCGCGGCGTCGGCCCCCGCGTCGGCCGCCGCCTCCGTCGTCGCGAGGGTGGATTCGAACCCCTCGCGACCAGTCCCGGCGAGGACGGGCCCGTCGGCCGCGTCGGCGACGGTCTCGACGACCGTCTGGCGCTCGCCGGACGTGAGTAACGGCGCTTCGCCGGTGGAGCCACACGGGACGAGAAAGTCGACGCCGTCT containing:
- a CDS encoding dihydrodipicolinate synthase family protein — translated: MQGTGVPIVTPFAADGSVDHDRLASLVTWLEADGVDFLVPCGSTGEAPLLTSGERQTVVETVADAADGPVLAGTGREGFESTLATTEAAADAGADAALVVTPSYYGQGQAALETYYRDLADESPIPIYLYSVPKFTDCVLAPETVARLASHETIAGIKDSSGNVDRLQRTVGLTADADFAVLVGSGGVYASALDVGADGGILGVANLVPELVANLAAAHARGDGDTARSIQATIAGLNECAVSEFGVAGVKAALELRGRPAGTPRSPLRPLDADGRAAIEEQLERVDAL